One Sphingomonas limnosediminicola DNA segment encodes these proteins:
- a CDS encoding lipid-binding SYLF domain-containing protein, with protein sequence MKIVQTRFVALGLALASTSGGFCQVAHAATAAQLNADGRAALQRLYSQSARAVRYGRDARAILVFPKIVKAGFIVGGQGGEGVLFVRGRPTAYYKIGAVSYGLQAGGQSFSYALFLMNDKSLQYLSKSGGWAIGSGPSVVVVDKGKAMSTTSTTLANDVYAFPFGQKGLMAGIGLEGSKITRINR encoded by the coding sequence ATGAAGATCGTCCAGACTAGGTTCGTCGCATTAGGTCTCGCTCTGGCAAGCACGTCCGGCGGTTTCTGCCAGGTTGCTCACGCCGCAACTGCCGCGCAGCTCAACGCGGACGGCAGAGCCGCACTTCAGCGCCTCTACTCGCAATCCGCTCGAGCCGTCCGGTACGGCAGAGATGCCCGCGCAATTCTCGTGTTTCCCAAAATCGTGAAAGCGGGTTTCATCGTCGGTGGGCAGGGCGGCGAAGGCGTCCTTTTCGTTCGCGGCCGGCCGACTGCCTATTACAAGATTGGCGCGGTCTCTTACGGCCTACAGGCTGGAGGGCAGTCGTTCAGCTACGCGCTGTTCCTGATGAACGACAAATCGCTTCAATATCTGAGCAAGAGCGGTGGATGGGCGATCGGCTCCGGGCCTAGCGTGGTCGTCGTCGACAAGGGCAAGGCGATGAGCACGACATCCACGACACTTGCAAACGACGTTTACGCGTTTCCGTTCGGGCAGAAGGGGTTGATGGCTGGCATAGGCCTCGAAGGTTCGAAGATCACCCGTATAAACAGGTGA